The Lactobacillus sp. ESL0791 genomic sequence CAGCCGGAAAAGTGGCCGATTGTCAATCGTTAGCGTCTTGCGGTACTCCCAGACGATTCTGGCCGCTGTTTGATCGACAATCGGAATGCAGCGGTCACTGCCCCACTTGGCGTCGTGAATGTCGACATAAACTGACTTGCCACGCAGGCTGACGTCAACCGGTCGTAAATGGGCGGCTTCGCCAACCCGGCAGCCGGTGCCCAGCATCAGCCAAAAAGCGGCGCGGGCATTTTCTTGCAGGCTATTAACGTAATCCTTAAATATGGCCAATTCTTCGTCATTTAATCGCCGAATACGCCTGGTTTCGGTCGATTTAGGAAAATAATCTTGGGTGACGATAACGGCAGGCAGGATCCCTTGTTTGACTAACCACTTATTAAATACGACAAAAGTCGCTAATTTATTTTTTACAGTTTGTGTTTTTTGCCCTTTCTTTTGCAGATAACGGATAAAATCCAGGACATCTGCTCCGGTTATGTCCTGCAAAGTGATTTTTTCTGTAGCAAGAAAGGTGCCTAATTCGGCCAGGCGGATCTCGTACTCTTTAATTGTCCCAGGTGCCCGGCCCTCTAAGAGTTTGTCCGCAATGAATTTTTTGACGATTTCTTCGAATTGCATAAATATTTAAATTTGTCGTGTCCTTACACCAGGTTCCTTGTGTGTTGACTTAATTGCGCTAGCCAGCTGATTAACGGCATCGGTCAGCCCATCGAGCTTA encodes the following:
- a CDS encoding site-specific integrase, whose protein sequence is MQFEEIVKKFIADKLLEGRAPGTIKEYEIRLAELGTFLATEKITLQDITGADVLDFIRYLQKKGQKTQTVKNKLATFVVFNKWLVKQGILPAVIVTQDYFPKSTETRRIRRLNDEELAIFKDYVNSLQENARAAFWLMLGTGCRVGEAAHLRPVDVSLRGKSVYVDIHDAKWGSDRCIPIVDQTAARIVWEYRKTLTIDNRPLFRLSKRTLQGYATKFAQKTGITFRCHLLRHTFAALLTEQGVPMTTTQFLLGHKSLAMTAHYAQSAITDLSSIRAEI
- a CDS encoding YvrJ family protein codes for the protein MELLKLILDQAAGVAIAILLIMRIENKLDGLTDAVNQLASAIKSTHKEPGVRTRQI